A window of Streptomyces sp. NBC_01142 genomic DNA:
TCCGTCCCTACGCCGCCTGACGGCAAGGGAGAACACTCCGATGGACACCACGAGCGGCCTCAGCCGCCTCGGCGCCTTCGGGCTCCTGCTGGGCATGTTCCTGGCCATGCTCGACGGCCTGATCGTCGGCACCGCGCTGCCCACGATCGTGGGCGACCTCGGCGGCCTCAACCAGCTCTCCTGGGTGGTGACGGCGTACCTCCTCGCCACCGCGGCGACCACCCCCATCTGGGGAAAGTTCGGCGATCTGTACGGCCGCAAGGGCACGTTCATGGCCGCAATCGTGATCTTCCTGGCCGGCTCCGTACTCGCCGGACTGGCGCAGTCCATGGGCCAGCTCATCGCGTTCCGCGCCGTGCAGGGCTTCGGCGCCGGCGGGCTGATGGTCGGCGCGCTCTCGATCATCGGCGTGCTGGTGTCGCCGCGGGAGAGCGGAAAGCTCCAGTCGATGATCGGCGCGATCATGCCGGTCGCCTTCATCGGCGGACCGCTCCTCGGCGGCTTTCTCACCGACCGTCTCGACTGGCGCTGGACGTTCTATGTCAACGTCCCCGTCGGGGCCATCGCCCTGCTGATCGTCGCGCTGAGGATCAAGGTGCCGACCCGGCGGATCAAGGCCCGTATCGACTACCTCGGCGCCGGCCTGCTGACCGTCTCCATCGTCGCCCTGACCCTGCTCGCCGGCTGGGCCGGCACCCACTACGCCTGGACCTCTCCGCAGATCCTCGCCCTGGCCGCGGTCGGCGTCCTCGCGGCAGCCGCCTTCATCCGCGTCGAGCGGCGGGCCGAGGAGCCGGTCATCCCGCCCCGGCTCTTCCGCGACGGCAACTTCGCTCTCGCCCAGCTGCTGGCCCTCCTGGCCGGTGCGGTCATGCTCGGCGTGAGCAACTTCCTTCCGCTGTACATGCAGTTCGTTCGGGGCATGTCGCCGACGGCGAGCGGGATGCTGCTGCTGCCGCTGATGTTCGGCATGCTCGGCGCCCAGCTGACAACCGGTCACCTGATCAGCCGAAACGGCCGCTACCGCAGCTATCCGATCCTCGGCGGCGCCGCGCTGACCCTGGGCTCCCTGGTCCTGCTGCTGCTCGACGTCCGTACCGCCACCGCCCTGGCCTCCGGGCTGACCCTGGTGATCGGGATCGGCATGGGCCTGCTGATGCAGAGCACCATGATTCTCACGATGAACAGCGCCGACCCCCGCGACATGGGCGCGGCAAGCGGCACCGTCACCCTGGTGCGCACCATCGGCGGCTCGCTCGGCATCGCCCTGCTGGGCGCGGCCTATACGGGCCGGATGGAGGCCGGTCTCGCCGGACAGCTCGGCCCGGAGGCCGCGCACCGGATGGCCACCGGGGGCGGCGGTCTGACTCCGGCCCTCGTCGACGCGCTGCCGCCGCCCCTCCGCGAAGCCTTCCGTGCGGCCGTCACCGGCGGACTGCACGCCGTTCTGATCGCCTCCGCGGTGATCGCGGTGCTCGCCTTCGCCGCGTCCTGGTTCGTACGGGAGGTCCCCCTGCGCACCCGGGCGGAAGCCGAACCACAGCCCGCACCCGTCCCTCCCGTCACACGGTCGGCCGCCTGAACCGTCGCCGGGCGGTGGCGGTTCGCTGGCGGTGCGCCTGCCCCGGGGTGATCATCGGGGAATGATCACCCCGATTCATCTCGCCCAGCAGCCCGAGGCCGACGAACTGCTCGGCCGCAGTCCGCTCGCCGCCCTCGTCGGCATGCTGCTCGACCAGCAGGTCCCCATGGAGTGGGCCTTCTCCGGCCCGTACACCGTCGCGCAGCGCATGGGCAGCGACGATCTCGACGCTGCCCGGATCGCCGCGTACGACCCCGACGCCTTCGCCGAGGTGCTCAAGGAGAAGCCTGCCGTCCACCGCTATCCGGGGTCCATGGCCAAGCGGATCCAGCAGCTGTGCCAGTACCTGGTCGACGAGTACGACGGTGACGCGAGCGCCGTCTGGCGGGATGTGGCCACCGGTGCGGAGCTGCTGGCGCGGCTGAAGGCACTGCCCGGCTTCGGCGAGCAGAAGGCGCAGATCTTCCTGGCGCTGCTGGGCAAGCAGTTCGGCGTACAGCCGGCGGGCTGGCGAGAGGCCGCCGGCGCGTACGGCGAGAAGGGCTCCTATCGCTCCGCGGCCGACATCACCGGGCCCGAGACGCTGGCCAAGGTGCGGGAGTACAAGCAGGAGATGAAACGAGCCGCGAAGGCCGCGAAAAAGACCTGATCAGCGGCGTGTTGAAGCGGACGGTGGGATTCACCGTGTCAATGCGATGAATTGCGCAGTGACTTCCGGCACAACTGTTCAAAAAACCTTCAGAGATCGCTAGCTTCCCCTCAACCCTCGTCCTCACCGGGAAGGACCTCTGTGAACGCATCCCATCGCAGAGCCGTGGCCACCCTGGCCGCAGCCGCACTCGCGACCCCGCTCCTGCTGGCATCTGCCTCCCCCTCCGTCGCGCACCGCCAAGACCCCGCCAAGCAGGCGGCGAAGGACGCGTCGAAGCTGGCCAGGCAGCTGGTCGAGAAGTCGTCCGCCAAGGACGCCTTCAAGCACCTGAAGAAGTTCCAGCAGATCGCGGACACCACCGGCGGCCACCGCGCCGCCGGTACGCTCGGGCACGACGCCTCCGCGGCGTACGTGTACCAGCAGCTGAAGAAGTACGGCTATGACGTGTCGTACGAGCAGTTCGAGTTCGTCTACACCGAGACACAGGCCGAGAAGCTCGCGGTGGTCTCCCCCGCGCCACGGGACATCAAGATCGCGGCCATGACGTACACCAAGTCCACTCCGGTGGGCGGCATCAAGGCCGACCTGGCCGCCGTGCCGGTGGACGACACCAGCGGCTGCGAGCCGGCCGACTACGCCTCCGGCACCTTCACCGGCAAGGTCGCGCTGATCAAGCGCGGCGGCTGCACCTTCGGTGCGAAGCAGGCGGCCGCGGCAGGCGCGGGCGCGACGGGCGCGATCATCTACAACAACACCGAGGGCGCGCTCGGCGGCACGCTGGGCGACCCGGCCACCGGCAAGATCCCGACCGGTGGAATCACCAAGGCCGAGGGCGAGCAGCTCGTCGCCGACCTCGCCAAGGGCGCGGTGAACATCTCCTTCGAGATTCGCCAGCTCCAGCAGAAGCGCGTCACCAACAACGTCATCGCGGAGACCCGCGGCGGCAACGCGGCCAACACCGTGATGCTCGGCTCGCACCTCGACTCGGTCACCGCGGGCCCCGGCATCAACGACAACGGCTCCGGCTCGGCCGGTCTGCTCGAGGTCGCCGAGGAGCTCGCCAAGAAGGAGAAGCGGCCGCCCAACAAGGTCCGCTTCGCCTGGTGGTCGGCGGAGGAGAACGGTCTGCTCGGCTCGGAGGCGTACGTCGCCAACCTGAGCGAGCTGGGCAAGAAGGAGATCAAGCTCTACCTGAACTTCGACATGATCGCCTCGCCGAACTACGGGCTGTTCGTCTACGACGGCGACAACTCCGACGGCGTGGGCTCGGGCCCCGGCCCGGCGGGCTCGGCCCAGCTGGAGCGCGACATCAACGAGTTCCTCGACAAGCGGCGCACCCCGCACGAGGGCACGGACTTCACCGGACGCTCCGACTACGGGCCGTTCATCGAGGTCGGCATCCCCTCCGGCGGTACGTTCACCGGCGCGGAGGGCGTCAAGACCGAGGCCCAGGCGAAGAAGTTCGGCGGCACGGCGGGCGTCGCGTACGACCCGAACTACCACGCGGCCGGCGACAACCTGAGCAACATCAACATGAAGGCGTTCGCCGTGAACATCGGCGTCATCGCCAACGCCGTGGGCACCTACGCCCACGACCTGAGCTCGCTGCGCAAGCCGGTCGTGACGGTCCCCACGGACGGCGACGCGGGCAGCGGCGGCGGCCTGCACGACGGCCACGACCACGAGGTGACCGAGTAACACCCACGTCCCACCCGCCCGCGGAGCCCCAACGGTCCGCGGGCGGCGGGCGGGCGGGCCCCGCGAAGAGCCCTGCGGTGCAGGTGATTCCGCCCCGCCAACCACCCGAGCCGTCTCGCGCCAGGCGTTCGGCCCACCCCGCCCGCGGGGTGGCGAAGAAAACCCGCCCCCGGTCGGTCAGCAGGCCCCCGCACCTCCGTGCGGAGCAGGCGCTACAGCCCGCCGGCGGACCACACCGCACGCACCTCGAAGCGGTCGCACCACGAGCCCCGCGTGGGATCCCGTCGTCCTCTGCGCCACTCCGTGGCAGGGGTTGACGGTGGGGCCGCCGGACACCACTCGGTCGTACGCGCCGCGAAGCAGGCCCACCACCAGGCCCGGCGGACCCCGCCCCCGCTACCGCCGGCGGCTGGCCGTGCCGAAGATCGAGCGGGAGATTTCGCGGCCCAGCTGCGTCCCCACCGACCGTGCCAGCGACTTGAAGATGCCGCTGCCCATCACCTGCCCGACCAGCGACTCGTCCTCCTTGGGCGCGGCCTTCGACGCCTTCGAGGCCTTGGCCTCGTGCGCCGCCTCGTGCACCGCCTCCTTCGCCCGGTCCGCCTCCACCGCCGCCTGTACCGCCGCCGCCTCCGCCCGCTGCTGCTCGGCGGTCAGCTTCTCGTACGCCGACTCCCGGTCGACCGCCTCCGCATAGCGCGAGTACAGCGGCGAAGCCTTCACCATCCGGTCCAGCGAGCCCGCGTCGATCGGGCCCATCAGCGACTGCGGCGCCGCCAGCCGCGTCACCGCGACCGGCGTCGGCGCACCCTTGTCGCTCAGCACGGTGATCACCGCCTCGCCCGTGCCGAGCTGCGTGAGCACCTCCTCCAGGTCGTACGGCGAGTTCGGGAAGGTCTTCACCGTCGCCTTGAGCGCCTTGGCGTCGTCGGGCGTGAAGGCACGCAGCGCGTGCTGCACCCGGTTGCCGAGCTGCGCCAGCACATCCGTCGGCACGTCCTTCGGCGTCTGGGTGACGAAGAAGATGCCGACCCCTTTCGAGCGAATCAGCCGTACGGTCTGCGTGATCGACTCCAGGAACGCCTTGGTCGCCCCGTTGAAGAGCAGATGCGCTTCGTCGAAGAAGAAGACCAGCTTGGGCTGCTCCACATCGCCGACCTCGGGAAGGTCGTTGAAGAGATCCGCGAGCAGCCACATCAGGAAGGTCGAGAAGAGCTGCGGCTTGTCCCGCACGGCGGGCAGTTCCAGTACGGAGACGAGCCCCCGCCCGTCCGGCGCCGTACGCAGCAGCTCACCGGTGTCGAACTCCGGCTCCCCGAAGAAGCCGCCCGCCCCCTGCTGCTCGAAGGCGGTGATCGACCGCAGGATCACCCCGGCGGTGGCCGTGGAGAGCCCACCGAGCCGCCTGAGCTCCGCCTTCCCGGAGTCCGAGACGAGGAAGGCGACCACGGCCCGCAGATCCTTCAGATCCACCAGCTCCAGCCCCTTGGAGTCGGCGTAGTGGAAGATCAGCCCGAGCGACTGCTCCTGCGTCTGGTTGAGCTGGAGCACCTTGGAGAGCAGGACGGGTCCGAAGCTGGTGACCGTCGCGCG
This region includes:
- a CDS encoding M28 family metallopeptidase; this translates as MATLAAAALATPLLLASASPSVAHRQDPAKQAAKDASKLARQLVEKSSAKDAFKHLKKFQQIADTTGGHRAAGTLGHDASAAYVYQQLKKYGYDVSYEQFEFVYTETQAEKLAVVSPAPRDIKIAAMTYTKSTPVGGIKADLAAVPVDDTSGCEPADYASGTFTGKVALIKRGGCTFGAKQAAAAGAGATGAIIYNNTEGALGGTLGDPATGKIPTGGITKAEGEQLVADLAKGAVNISFEIRQLQQKRVTNNVIAETRGGNAANTVMLGSHLDSVTAGPGINDNGSGSAGLLEVAEELAKKEKRPPNKVRFAWWSAEENGLLGSEAYVANLSELGKKEIKLYLNFDMIASPNYGLFVYDGDNSDGVGSGPGPAGSAQLERDINEFLDKRRTPHEGTDFTGRSDYGPFIEVGIPSGGTFTGAEGVKTEAQAKKFGGTAGVAYDPNYHAAGDNLSNINMKAFAVNIGVIANAVGTYAHDLSSLRKPVVTVPTDGDAGSGGGLHDGHDHEVTE
- a CDS encoding HhH-GPD-type base excision DNA repair protein, which produces MITPIHLAQQPEADELLGRSPLAALVGMLLDQQVPMEWAFSGPYTVAQRMGSDDLDAARIAAYDPDAFAEVLKEKPAVHRYPGSMAKRIQQLCQYLVDEYDGDASAVWRDVATGAELLARLKALPGFGEQKAQIFLALLGKQFGVQPAGWREAAGAYGEKGSYRSAADITGPETLAKVREYKQEMKRAAKAAKKT
- a CDS encoding helicase HerA-like domain-containing protein, which translates into the protein MSESEQASAASVAPETVSSAPALPQPALEIAAGYALTGAALDLGALLWDGQCYADAQIRIPLSMLNRHGLVAGATGTGKTKTLQLIAEQLSANGVPVFLADIKGDVSGISAPGEAGEKVRERAGQVGQEWEGKGFPCEFYGLGGIGPGIPLRATVTSFGPVLLSKVLQLNQTQEQSLGLIFHYADSKGLELVDLKDLRAVVAFLVSDSGKAELRRLGGLSTATAGVILRSITAFEQQGAGGFFGEPEFDTGELLRTAPDGRGLVSVLELPAVRDKPQLFSTFLMWLLADLFNDLPEVGDVEQPKLVFFFDEAHLLFNGATKAFLESITQTVRLIRSKGVGIFFVTQTPKDVPTDVLAQLGNRVQHALRAFTPDDAKALKATVKTFPNSPYDLEEVLTQLGTGEAVITVLSDKGAPTPVAVTRLAAPQSLMGPIDAGSLDRMVKASPLYSRYAEAVDRESAYEKLTAEQQRAEAAAVQAAVEADRAKEAVHEAAHEAKASKASKAAPKEDESLVGQVMGSGIFKSLARSVGTQLGREISRSIFGTASRRR
- a CDS encoding MDR family MFS transporter, coding for MDTTSGLSRLGAFGLLLGMFLAMLDGLIVGTALPTIVGDLGGLNQLSWVVTAYLLATAATTPIWGKFGDLYGRKGTFMAAIVIFLAGSVLAGLAQSMGQLIAFRAVQGFGAGGLMVGALSIIGVLVSPRESGKLQSMIGAIMPVAFIGGPLLGGFLTDRLDWRWTFYVNVPVGAIALLIVALRIKVPTRRIKARIDYLGAGLLTVSIVALTLLAGWAGTHYAWTSPQILALAAVGVLAAAAFIRVERRAEEPVIPPRLFRDGNFALAQLLALLAGAVMLGVSNFLPLYMQFVRGMSPTASGMLLLPLMFGMLGAQLTTGHLISRNGRYRSYPILGGAALTLGSLVLLLLDVRTATALASGLTLVIGIGMGLLMQSTMILTMNSADPRDMGAASGTVTLVRTIGGSLGIALLGAAYTGRMEAGLAGQLGPEAAHRMATGGGGLTPALVDALPPPLREAFRAAVTGGLHAVLIASAVIAVLAFAASWFVREVPLRTRAEAEPQPAPVPPVTRSAA